The region TTAGGAACATGATGTACTCCGCTCAACTCGATGGGATGGGGCCATTCTCTATCCGCTACCCACGAGGCAATGGCGTTATGGTGGATTGGAAAAAACCTTTTCAAAAACTTGATATTGGAAAAGGCCGAGTTCTTCGACAAGGTAGTGAAATCGCACTGCTCACTATTGGTCACATTGGAAATATGGCTGCAAAGGCTACCGAAATGCTTGAAGCCGAAGGAATTAGTGTTTACCACGCCGATATGCGCTTTGCAAAACCTTTAGATATAGGGATTTTAAAATATGTTGGTGAAAACTTCAAGGCGGTAATAACCGTTGAAGATGGCTGTCTACCCGGAGGTTTCGGAAGCGCCATTCTCGAATGGCTAAACGACAATGGTTATTCAACAAAAGTTGTTCGGCTTGGAATTCCCGATTCATTTATTGAGCACGGCACACAGCAGCAGCTATACTCCGATTGCGGTTATGATATTGAAAATATTTATCAGACGGCTAAAAAATACTCGCCCCATAAGGTTAATATGAAAGTTATCTAATAAAAAATTGGATATTCCTATTTTTTGAATTTTGTTGTCGAATTAAAATAAACTTTATATCTTCGCACCCCGAAAGTTCATTCAAATTATGCCCGGATGGCGGAATTGGTAGACGCGCTGGTCTCAAACACCAGTGAGCTCACCCTCGTGCCGGTTCGATCCCGGCTCCGGGTACAACACAAGAAGCCCTCATTACGAGGGCTTTTTTATTATCGGGCCCTCCGAACTCTAATAATTCATATAACAAACACAGTAATATAAAAAAATTAATATTTATTAAAAAGTGTTATTTTTTTAGGGTTTTATATACTACGTGTATCTACTTATAAAGAAATCCTTAAATTTATTTTTTTAGTGGCTCCTAAAAATCAAAGGATGAAAAAAACGATTTTATTGATTCTCCTTGCATTGATTCAGTTTTTTTGCTTTGGCCAAAACTACAGAATCAATCACTACTCAATAAATCAAGGACTATCTCAAAGTGTTGTATACACTATATTTCAGGATAGCAGAGGTTTTATTTGGGTAGGCACTCAGGACGGGTTAAACCGATTCGATGGCTATACATTTATAAAATATCTTCATAATCCAACCGACTCCAACTCAATTTCCGACAGTTGGATATACTCTATTACAGAGGACAAAGAGGGAAATCTTTGGATAGGAACTCGCCGAGGCCTAAACAGGTTTGATTTTTCTAAAAACAAATTCACCAGATACATTCACACGCCTGAAAATGAAAACGATCCCTATCGGGATAATGTTTACGGATGCATTGCAGGCAACGATGGCCTTATCTACACCAACACACCACCCCTAATAAATACTTTTGATCCCCAAACAGGCAAGTACAAACACTTCAAAAATAGCGTAGGAGAAAACCCAAACGTAGAGGAGCAAACGCTTCCTATAATTATTGATAAAGATGGTGAGATTTGGGCTGGAACAACTTTTGGTTTAACAAAATTCAATCCTATTACAGGGAACTTTACAAACTACCAGCACAACCCATCCGATAGAAACACCATTAACGACAACTCCATACTTTCAATCTACGAAGATCTTCAAGGTAAAATATGGGTAGGAACTAAGCAAGGATTTAACATCTTTGATAAAATAAATAACACATTTAAAAGTTACTCCCTATTTGTAAACAATAATCCAGTTGAGATTCGAACTATAGTTCAAGATTTAAAGGGGGAGTACTGGATTGGAACTCAAAACAATAGAATTTTTAGAATAAGTTTCAATTCCAATCAAAAAATGATCGTAGAAACACAGATTTCGTCGGGTGTGGAACAAAATGCGAGTCATCTTAATCACAGTACGGTTAATTCATTAGCCATCGATCGCTCTCACAACCTTTGGATTGGAACACTAAACGGCCTCGATAAAGCCGACCTAAAAGACCCACGTTTTAAACTTTACCGGAAATCTAAAGAATCAAATTCGGTTGATCTTCTTGATAATGTTATAGCATCGATATACAAACATAAAAATGGTGATATCTGGATAGGAAATTGGACCGCTGGACTAAATATCGTCAACAGAAAAACAAACAAAGTAACTCATTACTCATCAACACTATCCGGAAAGAACTACATCCCCAACAATTCTGTTCACGTTATTTTTGAATACAAGGATAACGAAATATGGATTGGAACCCGTAATGGAATTTATGTTTTCAGCAACGACAGATTTGTTTCGCTGAACCAATTCTACAAAACAAATAAACTGCCAACATTCGAAAACAATAGAGTTTTCAGCATTGTTAAGGAACGCAACAACAATGTTTGGATTGCAACCCAGGGTGGACTATACTTTCTGGATATGAATAATTTCAACTTTCAAAATTATACTACCGATACTCATGTTGATAGAAGAATCAGCGACAACCTAGTTTATACCTTAACCTTCGATTGTGACAGCAACCTATGGATTGCAACAAAAAATGGGCTCGATAAGTTCAATAGGAAAAGTAACAAAATAAGCCATATTCTTAGAGATGAAAAATCGACAAATACATTAACCGACAACTACTGCGTTTCGCTTTGCTACACTTCCGATTCAACACTTTGGATTGGTACCAAAAGTGGAATTAATCGACTTAACATAAAAACTAACAAATTCAATTACTACACCGAGGCCGATGGCTTAGCATCAAATCTGGTTTACGAGATTATTCAGGACGATTTGGGCGATATGTGGTTTGGTACCGGAAAAGGTTTATCGCAATTGCGAAAGGGTGAAAAGAAGATTATCACCTATAGCGAAGAAGATGGTTTACAGAGTCTTGAGTTCAACCTTCGCGCCAGCCACAAAAGCCACGATGGTGAAATCTTCTTTGGAGGAATGAACGGCATTAACTCATTCAATCCAAAAGAGTTATCGGATAATAAAAATATTCCTCCTATAGAATTTACTGCATTTCAGAAACAAAATAAGAATGGAAGCGAAAACATCCACATAACCAATAACAGCAAAATTGTACTCAACTACAGTGATTTTGCTTTTTATGTTGAGTTTGCAGCATTGGAATATACCTGTCCCAACAAAAACCAGTATGCCTATAAGTTCGATGGCGACAAACAGAACTGGATAAATAACGGTAACCGAAGATTTTTAACCTTCTCCAACATGACCCCGGGTCTTTATAAACTATGGATAAAAGGTAGCAATAATGATAATGTCTGGAATGAAAATGGAACGTTTATAATTATCAGAATCAGACCACCCTGGTACAGAAGTACCTTAGCCTATATCATTTATGTAATTATAATTATCACAACAATTATTACAGTTGTAAAATACCGCGAACGTGCCCTAAAAGAACAAAAAAGAGTTCTCGAAGAAAAAGTGGAAGAACGCACAAAAGAAGTGGTAAGGCAAAAAAGTGAAATTCTTGAAAAAAATCACGAACTCGAAGAACAGAATCAGGAAATTATGAGCCAACGCGATTTGCTTTCGAGCCAGAATGAACGAATATCAAAACAAAATAAACAGATTAAGGATAGCATTCAGTATGCCAGTAGAATTCAATCAGCAATTTTACCAGCAACTTCAATTTTAAATGATTTAAACTTTGGACATTTTCTTATTTATAGACCTAAAGACATTGTAAGTGGGGATTTTTACTGGTTTAAACAAATAGAAGACCACCTCCTAATAGCGGTAGCCGATTGTACAGGGCACGGTGTACCTGGAGCGTTTATGAGTATGCTAGGCAATGCCTTCCTAAATGAAATTGTTACCCATAATGATATTACTAAAGCCAACGAGGTTTTAGATAGATTGAGAGAGCTTATCATTTCCTCCTTAAAGCAATCGGGAGAGGAAGCCGTTACTCGCGATGGTATGGATATTGCGTTTTGCGAGATTAATCTTAAAACCTTATCAATACAGTATGCTGGGGCTCACAACTCGCTCATCATAATTCGCAATAACGAATTAATTGAACTGCATGCCGATAGATACCCTGTTGGTCTTTATCACAAATCGTTAATGCCTTTTAATAACCACCAATTCCAGTTAATGAAAGGCGATAATTTATACATGTTCACCGATGGAATTTTCGATCAGTTTGGAGGTGAATATGGAAGTAAGTTCATGTATAAACAGTTAAAAAATCTTCTAATAGAAACTAATCAACTTCCAATGGAATCTCAAAAAAAAGAGATCGAAAAAAATGTAGATGATTGGATGAGAAACGAGTATGAACAAATAGATGATATTACTATGCTAGGAATGAGAATTCTCTAACTCCTAAAGTATATATCTATCCCAAAAAAATTATTACCCCTATTGGTTTCTCTCTTTAGGGGTTGATTTTTTCTTTAAAAAAATCAGTTTTATTTAGCATTTGTGCAATCATATTCCATATATTTATTGGGTCAAATTAAGCCATTGAATAACATCCATATAACCCAATGAACTTCATCAATTTTCATTGCCATAAGCCCAATCTCTGCAACAAAGGGATTGGATTATATTCACTTAATGTGGATGATATTGTTAATGAACAAGTCCCCGAAAACTGTACCATTGGAATTCATCCCTGGCAATGCGAGCATCCCGATATTGATGAGTGGATTCGGCAAATGGATTATTTAGTACAAAGCCCAAATGTCTTGGCCATTGGCGAAATTGGTCTCGACAGACTTAAAGGAGGAAATCTTGATCTGCAAACCCAAATTTTAGTTGCACAGGTTGAAATTGCACAGAAAGTTAATAAACCAATAATCATACACTGCGTTCGGGCATGGAGCGAATTAATAAAATCACTATCGAACCCAAAGTATAAAACGGTAAAGAAAGCCATTCACGGATTTAGAGGAAAAGCCGACATGGCCAAGCAACTTGTAATGCAGGACTACTACCTATCGTTCGGCTCAATCCTTGTTGATCCTACTCCAGAACTGGCCGAATCGCTAACAATGGTTCCTTTGAATAGGCTATTTTTCGAAACCGACACCTCGGAAATGCCAATAGGAGAAGTGTACTCTGCAGCATCGGATATACTCGACATACCAATTGAAGAGCTACTCCAAGAAACCGAAAAAAATTTTACTGAGTTTTTCAATAGATAGCAGTCTCCATTTCTAAACTTTACGCACCACTCTAAATCATCTCATTTTTCAAATCTCAATATCTTTATTGATATTTGCCACGTATTTACAAAACTCTAAATTATGGACTGGCTTGAGCGGACGGAATTACTGCTAGGGAAAGAACAGGTATCAAAACTAAGTAGCAAACACGTTTTGGTTGTAGGACTCGGAGGTGTTGGCGCTTACGCTGCCGAACAAATTTGCAGAGCTGGCATTGGTCAAATGACTATAGTAGATGGCGATACCATTCATCTCACCAATATAAACCGCCAACTTCCTGCGCTAAATAGCACAATAGGCTTACCCAAAGCGGAATATCTTGGGAAAAGATTACTGGATATCAATCCAAACTTAAAACTTCATATCATTCAAGAATATTTAAGGGATGAAAGAATGAAAGAAGTTCTCTCCCAGCACTACGATTATGTGGTTGATGCCATTGATACACTTTCTCCTAAAATTTTTCTCATAAATGACGCCTACAAGAATGGGCTTAGAGTTGTGAGTTCAATGGGTAGCGGAGGGAAACTCAATCCTGCAAAAGTTCAAATTGCCGATATTTCAGAATCGCATAACTGCCCACTAGCTCGCATTTTGAGAAAAAGACTTCACCGATTGGGCATTCGCACTGGCATAAAAGTAGTATACTCACCAGAAGAAGTACCAGAAAATGCCACTCGCCCATGCGAGGGTGAACCAAACAAGAAAACTACCGTAGGAACAATATCCTATATGCCTCCAATATTTGGCTGTTTTATAGCATCAGTGGTGATTAGGGATTTACTAGCGGACTCTTGAAAAGTGGAAAAACTGTTGGCAATTCAGGGAATAACCACTTTCCATCCCGGTACTTTATTTCTGGGAAATTTATATTCTGAGAGTTCAACAAGCTGTATGTATCAGTTTTGAACTCGGTGAACAGCGAATCGTCCGTAGTATTGAAATATTGTTTACTTATTGGTGCATATTCCACAACTGGCAGTACCTGATATAGCCGTTTTAAATCCCTAAATGGCGTATGAACCCAAACAGGGATATAACCTGTGCCAGTAATTTGGGTTTTACCCACTTCATTCTTTGCCAACTGAACAAAAGTAATAACGCCCCCATTACAATACCGTTTACGCTGATTCGACACAAAATTCCCCAACGAGTAAACAACAACCTGGCCAATTGTACTATCGGTGTCGAGGGTTGCCTCCATACGTTGTATAACATGTGGATGTGAACCAATAATTATACGAACGCCTATACCTTTCATAAATTCGGCAAGCTTAATCTGAGTTTTAGATGGATTTGTTTCGTACTCGTTACCCCAATGAATAAAAACTATCACCTCATCAACCCCCATATTTCTTGTTTTCTCAACATCTGCTCTGATTATTGCCGTATCAATTAAATTAACAATTACAGGCGATGGAACTGGAATTCCATTTGTCCCATAGGTATAATTTAGCAAGCCGAGCTTAAACCCATTTTTCTCAACAATTAAAGGGTTATTTAATTCGCGATTTGCTGAGTCCAAGAAAGTTCCTGTATGAGGAATCCCTTTTTGGTTTAACACCTCTATCGTTCTTATTATTCCATCCTTCCCTCTATCGGCGGAGTGGTTATTTGCATTAACTAAAACATCAACCCCTGCGCCCATAAGTCCATCAACTAAATCATCGGGCGAACTGAACTGTGGATAACCGGAATACGGCTTACCAGCCAGCGTAACCTCCAAATTAGCAATTGCAATATCGGCATAAGAAAATACTTGTTTAATTCGAGTAAATACACTATCGTAACTATACGTTCCTGTTTTTTCGTCGAAGGCCGACGTAATTTGAGGGGAATGACCCATTACATCGCCTAAAAATAGTAAGTTGAGAGTGCTATTGCCCGGTTTTTGTGCTTTAGCACTTAAACAGATAGCAGCGAAAAGTATTAGTAGAAAAGTAAAGTTTTTCATATAAACCGTATTAATGTACAAATATAGTATTCCAAAATCACTTTAACCCATAATAGTTTAAACAAAAAGGGGCATCGTAGGATGCCCCTTTCCGTAAGGTATAAATATTTTACTTTTGTTCTTCAGGAATCATTACAACCTCAACAATATTCCCTTGGCTAAACATTTTATTGGCAAATGCTTTGATCATCTCAGCATTAACAGATTTTACCACATCTAGATAGTTGGTATTTTTGTCAACGCCGGTTTTATACTTTTCACGTATAACATTCAACCAATACTTATTTTCGCGTTGATTCTGATCGTACTGTTTAATCATGAATTCCTTAGCCTTATTTAAGTCATCCTCAAGAGGGCCATTGGCTTTAATTTTTTCAATCTCAGCATAAATAATTCCCATGAGTTTTTCTCTCATATTAGGATCGGTATCGAACATCATCATTAAATCATACGATTCTACAGGGAATTTGCTGATTGACATCCCAACCTGAACGCCATAGGAGCCACCTTCCTTCTCGCGTACTTCTTCAAGATAACGATTTTGAAGTATTGAATTCATGTAACTTGCTAAAACTAAATTCTCAAGGCTGTACTTTGCATCGCCAGTTAAAGCAATATAAATTGATGCTTTGGGAGTTTGAAGTGACTTCTTAAATATATTGGAAATCTTACCTTTTGGCTCTCTCACACCATTATCCTTAGGGGTATCGTCTCTTTTTAAAGTTGGCAATCCGCCAATATATTTTTCGAGCAAACCCTTAGCCTCTTCGGCCTTGATATTTCCAGTAAATACGAATGTAAAGTCTGACGCATCGGCAAAACGATTCTTATAGAAATCCATCGTAGAATTAAACTCAACCTTATTGAAGAAATCCATATTTTGAGGCATAACCCGAGGGTTATGGTTTGCCATGGCAACAGTAATACTATCATTGAAAGCCATGCTAGGATCTGCAGAGGCATTAGCCATATATGCTTTAATACGTCCCATATAGGTATTAAATCCTTCGGCATCCTGCCTTGGTGATGTAAAGTATAAATAAACCAATTGCAGCATTGTTTCAAAATCCTTAGGGGAAGCGCTACCATTGAAACCTTCAAAATCCTCACCAATGACTGGTCTTACATTAACAATTTTCCCAGCAAGCATCTTATCTAAATCGGGCTTCGAAAATTCTCCAACTCCTACGTTAGAAATAATGGATGCGGCCATAGTAGCCGATGGCAATGATTTATTATCGGCTAAGGATAAACCGCCTTGACTAAACGCAGATAAAGCAATTTCATCTTCCTTGAAGTTGGTTTCTTTAACAATTACCTTTGCCCCATTGGATAGTTCAAATTCTGTAGTTCCAAAAATATTATTTGAATTAGTTTTCACAACTTTACCTGGGTTAGCAACACTTTCAACCAAAGGTTTGTTGGAAACTTTATCTACATAGGCTTCAATATTCTCTGCCTTAACCTCTTTCAATGCGTTTAAAACTGCATCCTCTGTAGGCATTACAAGACCATCCTTTTTAGGACCTTCAACGGTAATTACCATATTGTTCTCAGTAATTAATTTGGCAGCAACAGCATTAACATCTTCAATTTTAATAGAAGGTATTATTCCATTGGCAAAAGCAAACTCAAACTCAATTCCTGGAATTGGAGTACCATCAAGGAAATTACCAACTGCTTCCCAAACATACTTTTGATTCTTTTGTTTGTCTTTCTCTTTCAGTTGATTTTCTAAATCACGAAGATAATCGGCTTTTGCCCTATCTAGTTCTGACGCGGCAAAGCCAAAACGTTTAACACGTTCAGCCTCCCGAACCACACCTTTAACTCCTTCAAGCATTGCATCGTTCTTTAGTGCGGCAAAAAACATAAATGCGCTTTTTGTACGAACCATATCGGTCATAGTAGAAATTGCAAAAACGTAGGGAGGATTTGGCTTTTGGGTAATTTCACTTAAACGCGACGAAAGCATTGAGGAAATAAGATCCTTAATCATCTTATCTCTCAAATAACCAATGTTCTTTGCATCCTTTGGTGTTGCATCGTGCTTATAGTAAATATTTAGTGTTGTGTTGCTAGCCTCAGGGTCTGATGCGATTCCTATAAGAGGTTGATCATTATCAGGCAACTCGAAGAATTCTCTGGTTGCTGGATTTACTGGTTTTGCAATATCGGCAAACAAGGTTTTGATTTTGGCTTCGATCTGGTCAACATCTATATCGCCAATAATTACAATTGATTGTAGATCGGGACGATACCATTTAGCATAGTAATCCTTTATTTCTTGGTGTTTGAAATTGTTAATCACATTAATATCGCCAATAACATCACGGATGGCATACTTTGATCCTTTATAAATGATAGGTCTTACCTGATTATCCATTCTAAATTCAGGGCTACGTCTTGTACGCCACTCCTCACGAATAACGCCTCTTTCATTATCAATTTCTTGAGGATCTAAAGAAATACAGTTTGACCAATCGTGAAGCACCAACAATGCGCTATCGATAATACCATCCCGCGTTGTAGGAACATCAGATAGGTTATAAACAGTTTCATCTAGCGATGTAAATGCGTTGATATTATAGCCAAACTTAACGCCAACAGTTTCGAAATAGTTAATAATGCCTTTCCCTGGAAAATTTTTAGTTCCATTGAAAGCCATGTGCTCAAGGAAGTGCGCCAATCCGTTTTGGCTATCCTCTTCCAGAATTGCACCAACATTCTGTGCAATATAGAACTCGGCACGTTGCTTTGGCTCCGTATTCTTACGGATGTAATACGTTAATCCATTATCCAATTTTCCATAGCGAAAATTTTTGTCAACAGGAACTGGAGTGCTCCAATCGATTTGTCCCTTTGCGCTAAAGCCCAAAAGACAGACCAGCAAAAAGGATGAAAAAAACTTAATACTTCTTATCATTTTAATTTAAAGTTTAATGAAACATTTATTATATATATCAAAAGTAAAAATTTTACATAAGAATGATATAAAAACAACAAAAATTAACATTTATTGTAACATCTATTCATTTTTATAGTTAATCACAGAAATGCTTGATTATAGAAAACAAAAAACTCTTCTATAAACATGGAAGAGTTTCGTAAATTCAATTGAATTTAATGTCTATCGTAATCTTTCTAACGATCTAACCAAAGCTTCATCCTTAGCAATTGCCCTTAATGCTAAGAATGTTAGAATTGCCGAAACTAATGGAAAAATAAAGACAAGGCTGTAGTTTGTTGTTGCGGGCAAAAGTTTACTAACCGCTTTAACATAATAGTACAGTAGTCCTTGCATTCCAAGCAAAAGCACAGTATTCAAAATGCAAAGCCTTATTTGCACCATTCTGCGCTTATACAGAAAAATTGTAAAAAATGGCATTGCAAACACAACAATAAGCAATGCAAGCAAAGGCCATGTTTTATATATACTTTCTGCGTTAACCCCTTCCGATACTAATCCTGAAGCCATAAATAGATACTTTACCATTTGGGGTTCAACAGTATAGGTAGCAAAGGGTACAAAGAAGAAAAAGGCGATTAGCAACGTAACGCCAAGTAAATATAAAGTCTGTATTCTCTGTATCATATCAATTAAATATTGAAATTATCATAAACAATTGCAAAAGTAATTTTTTTGATGGTTAAATGCCCAAAAACAAAGTTAAAACATTTTAAATGTAATCATCGTTGCTATTTCAAATAGAAAAATATTCTAAATGATGTTTTAGAAAAAAGATCGTTCTAGTATTAAATCCAAATTCATGAAATGAAAAGTAAATTTAACCAAAACTGAGCAATATGGGTTAGTAAACCTTATAAATCGGTTCGGTCTTTCAAAATTTAGTATCTTTGTATTTTAAATAAATTGATATGAGAGTAATAGAATCATCGGAACTGATACTAAACCCAGATGGTAGTATCTTTCATCTACACCTAAAACCAGAGCAGCTGGCCGATACTGTAGTGCTAGTAGGCGATCCAGGCAGAGTAGAAACAGTATCGTCATTCTTCGATAAAATTGAGTTTACCGTATCGAATAGAGAGTTCAAAACATGTACAGGATACTATAAAGGGAAAAGAATTAGTGCCGTATCAACAGGTATTGGAACCGACAATATCGATATTGTCGTAAATGAACTTGATGCCTTAGTAAACATTGACCTAGAAACAAGAACGGTTAAGGATACACATAAAAAGTTAACCATTGTCCGTTTGGGTACTTCTGGAGCACTTCAGCCAGAAATAGATTTAGGGAGCTATGTGATGACGGAAATTAGTATCGGATTTGATGGCTTGCTAAACTTTTATGCCAACCGCAACGAGGTTAGCGACCTTGAAATGGAACAAGCATTCCTAAAACATACAGATTGGAATCCTCTTTGCGCCAAACCATACTTCAACAGATCATCCGAAAAGTTGGTCAATCTATTGTCCGATTACACCATTAAAGGAATTACCATTTCGGCACCGGGTTTTTACGGACCACAAGGTCGAGTTCTTCGTCTTCCATTGGCAGATCCCAAGTTAAACGACAAAATCGTTGACTTCAGATACAATGGACGTAAGATCACTAATTTCGAGATGGAAAGTTCTGCAATCAACGGACTATCACGCTTACTTGGACATGACTCAGTTACAATATGCGCTATAATTGCGAATAGAGTAATTAAAGATGCCACAAAAGATTATCGTCCTGCAATTAAGCGACTTATCGAATTAACTCTCGACAAACTGGCAACACTATAAATTGCTACAAACTTGGTTAGTAACGATATAAATTCATTGATTTCCCTGCTTGATGACCCTGATTCTGAGATCTACAAAGCAGTGTCAGAAAAAATCATCACGCAGGGCATCACTATCGTCCCTCAACTCGAAAAGGCTTGGGAAATTTCTGAAAATGAGTTTGTTCAAAATAGGTTGGAGAACCTTATTCAAACTATCCAATTTAAAAGCACCGAAGATGCTTTAGCATTGTGGATTAACTCCGGAACGCAAGATTTACTTGAAGGAACTCATCTTATAGCTAGATTTCAGTACCCTGAATTAACATTTAGTTCGATTGAAAAGGAAATTGAAAAATATAGACGAGACGCTTGGTTAGAGATGAATGATAACCTAACGGCTCTAGAAAAGGTCAAAATTATTAACCATATTCTTTTCGATATTCACAATTTCGGCCCTAACGTTACTCACTTTTTCTCGCCCAACAATCAATATATAAATCTACTGTTCGAAACAAAAAAGGGAGGGCCAATATTACTGTCAATTTTTTACGCGACCATTGCTCAAAGACTTGGACTTCCTATTCATTGTGTAAACCTTCCCAAGAATTTTGTGCTGGCATACAAAGATAGATTTTACCCAATCACCGAATCAAGCGACGAAAGGGATAGCATTCTATTCTATATCAATCCTTTCAATAGGGGTTCTGTATTTGGAAGAAAAGAAATCGATGTTTTTTTACAACAGCAAAAGATTGATCCAAAACCAGAATACTACTTACCTTGTTCCAATAGAACGGCAATTGCCCAGTTGATGTTTAACCTTGTCTTTGCCTACGAAAAACAGTCAAACTTCAAGAAAGCGGAAGATATTAAGAAACTACTAAAGATAGTTGAAGGGTAATAGTTCTATGGCCTGAATTACAAAGGCAACACGTAGATGCAAATAAGGAAAATGCAAGAGTAAAGTTCAATTAAGTTCTTTTAGCATAAGGCTTAAACATACTACTCCCAAAAATCAAACTTCAACTGTTGATCTGCTATTTTAACTTTTTTAAGTTCAGCATCAACAATACTATCAACTTCAATTTTGCATCGACCGCAACCAGTTGTTGCTGAAGTTATCGTTCTGACATCCAAATACGATTTTGCACCTTTTCTGCGAATGGCGTTTAAAATTTCGCTCTTAGATACACATCTACAATTACATACAAACCTACTTCGGGAAACCATTGAACTAAACATTTAGCGGTTAAATATACCTATCAAAAATCGAAACATTTTGTAATTCAAGATAAAAAATCTACCTTTGCACGCTAATTTTAACTAAATAATTATACTATGTTAAATCACTACGAAACCGTTTTCATTGCTACTCCCGTTTTGTCTGAGGCCCAGATGAAGGAAGCGGTTACAAAATTCAGGGGTTTCATCACCGAGAATGGTGGCGAAATCGTTCATGAAGAAAATTGGGGTTTAAGAAAGTTGGCCTACCCCATTCAGAAAAAAACTACAGGTTTTTACCATTTATTGGAATTTAAAGCCGCTGGAGAGTTGGTTGACAAACTCGAAACTCAGTACCGCCGCGATGAGCGTATTATTCGTTTCTTAACTGTTAAGTTAGACAAGTACGCTGTTGAGTATGCTAATAAAAAGCGTAGCAACAAAGTGGAAACTAAAAAAATGGAGGACTAAGCAATGAGTACAAATCAATCAGAAATCAGATATCTCACCCCCCCAACAGTTGAGATTAAAAAGAAAAAGTACTGCCGTTTCAAGAAGAACAAGATTAAGTACATTGATTACAAGGATCCTGAATTCTTGAAAAAGTTCCTTAACGAACAGGGTAAAATTCTTCCTCGTCGTATTACTGGAACATCATTGAAGTACCAGAGGAAGGTCGCTACAGCAGTAAAAAGGGCTCGTCACATTGCCATACTGCCATTTGTAACCGATCTATTGAAATAATTTTAAGGTAGGAGGAAAATCAGATGGAAATTATTCTGTTACAAGACGTATCGAACCTTGGTAATAAGGACGAAATAGTAAAAGTAAAGAATGGCTACGCTCGCAACTAC is a window of Tenuifilaceae bacterium CYCD DNA encoding:
- a CDS encoding peptidase M16 — its product is MGFSAKGQIDWSTPVPVDKNFRYGKLDNGLTYYIRKNTEPKQRAEFYIAQNVGAILEEDSQNGLAHFLEHMAFNGTKNFPGKGIINYFETVGVKFGYNINAFTSLDETVYNLSDVPTTRDGIIDSALLVLHDWSNCISLDPQEIDNERGVIREEWRTRRSPEFRMDNQVRPIIYKGSKYAIRDVIGDINVINNFKHQEIKDYYAKWYRPDLQSIVIIGDIDVDQIEAKIKTLFADIAKPVNPATREFFELPDNDQPLIGIASDPEASNTTLNIYYKHDATPKDAKNIGYLRDKMIKDLISSMLSSRLSEITQKPNPPYVFAISTMTDMVRTKSAFMFFAALKNDAMLEGVKGVVREAERVKRFGFAASELDRAKADYLRDLENQLKEKDKQKNQKYVWEAVGNFLDGTPIPGIEFEFAFANGIIPSIKIEDVNAVAAKLITENNMVITVEGPKKDGLVMPTEDAVLNALKEVKAENIEAYVDKVSNKPLVESVANPGKVVKTNSNNIFGTTEFELSNGAKVIVKETNFKEDEIALSAFSQGGLSLADNKSLPSATMAASIISNVGVGEFSKPDLDKMLAGKIVNVRPVIGEDFEGFNGSASPKDFETMLQLVYLYFTSPRQDAEGFNTYMGRIKAYMANASADPSMAFNDSITVAMANHNPRVMPQNMDFFNKVEFNSTMDFYKNRFADASDFTFVFTGNIKAEEAKGLLEKYIGGLPTLKRDDTPKDNGVREPKGKISNIFKKSLQTPKASIYIALTGDAKYSLENLVLASYMNSILQNRYLEEVREKEGGSYGVQVGMSISKFPVESYDLMMMFDTDPNMREKLMGIIYAEIEKIKANGPLEDDLNKAKEFMIKQYDQNQRENKYWLNVIREKYKTGVDKNTNYLDVVKSVNAEMIKAFANKMFSQGNIVEVVMIPEEQK
- a CDS encoding tRNA threonylcarbamoyladenosine dehydratase; translated protein: MDWLERTELLLGKEQVSKLSSKHVLVVGLGGVGAYAAEQICRAGIGQMTIVDGDTIHLTNINRQLPALNSTIGLPKAEYLGKRLLDINPNLKLHIIQEYLRDERMKEVLSQHYDYVVDAIDTLSPKIFLINDAYKNGLRVVSSMGSGGKLNPAKVQIADISESHNCPLARILRKRLHRLGIRTGIKVVYSPEEVPENATRPCEGEPNKKTTVGTISYMPPIFGCFIASVVIRDLLADS
- a CDS encoding capsular polysaccharide biosynthesis protein produces the protein MKNFTFLLILFAAICLSAKAQKPGNSTLNLLFLGDVMGHSPQITSAFDEKTGTYSYDSVFTRIKQVFSYADIAIANLEVTLAGKPYSGYPQFSSPDDLVDGLMGAGVDVLVNANNHSADRGKDGIIRTIEVLNQKGIPHTGTFLDSANRELNNPLIVEKNGFKLGLLNYTYGTNGIPVPSPVIVNLIDTAIIRADVEKTRNMGVDEVIVFIHWGNEYETNPSKTQIKLAEFMKGIGVRIIIGSHPHVIQRMEATLDTDSTIGQVVVYSLGNFVSNQRKRYCNGGVITFVQLAKNEVGKTQITGTGYIPVWVHTPFRDLKRLYQVLPVVEYAPISKQYFNTTDDSLFTEFKTDTYSLLNSQNINFPEIKYRDGKWLFPELPTVFPLFKSPLVNP
- a CDS encoding TatD family hydrolase, with translation MNFINFHCHKPNLCNKGIGLYSLNVDDIVNEQVPENCTIGIHPWQCEHPDIDEWIRQMDYLVQSPNVLAIGEIGLDRLKGGNLDLQTQILVAQVEIAQKVNKPIIIHCVRAWSELIKSLSNPKYKTVKKAIHGFRGKADMAKQLVMQDYYLSFGSILVDPTPELAESLTMVPLNRLFFETDTSEMPIGEVYSAASDILDIPIEELLQETEKNFTEFFNR